TACAGCTGCATCGCACCGCGCAATAGGCCTGTGTCAGCGCAAGCAGACGGGAGATGAGGTCATGGGGCATGGGTAAATGTACACCtgagaaaaaggaaaactATAGACCATAGTTACCATGGCGATGTGGTTGGAGAGAAGGACAAAGTGTATCGCGGATCAGCTCTGAATGAACGTAATCAAGGGCTGCTCTAGTAGAAACCAACCACTGCACAAATGTAATGGTGTTCTGGATTTGGGTGAAAAAGGAATTTTGATGCTTTGTTTGGTGACGCACCGCGCCTCATCGTATGTACCTCGTGCAAAAGAGACGCTTGAAATGACGCATGACTAACTGCGGGAGTGGCGCCATATGACAAGTGTGAAGCCGGAACGACTTTCGTCACCGGCAAAAGACGTGCAAGTGGTGAAGGGAGAGCAGGGGGAGTTGAGGAAAACAGGATGCGCTAACGCAATCAGGAAGAAAGCTGCTTGGGAGCAAATGCTTTGGAGCGCAAGCAAATGTTGCATTTCGCCAGAAAAAGGCGAACACGCCGTGCATGTCAAGGGAAGCTACTCCTTGTAAGAAAACAAGACGTACTACTTTAGATGTGGCTTTCAGAACAAATAAAAGGTGGGCTACTTGTCGGGAAATATAAAAACATGCGCACCAACACGTTCATATCTACTAAGAGGCGAGCTTTCGCCTTATGAGGCAGAGTATACGACATTGTGGGCTTCCGTTCATTTTTCGTTCGTCTTTATGTTTCACCCCCTTAGGGCATGCTGTACTATGTTGGAAAAATTCTTCAGTTTCATGTACTCCtcaggacacacacacaaggtgAACAGCGAGACGTGAAATGCCGTACCTCCTGACGAGCCCCTGCCGTGGTTGGTAGCCGAGGAGACGAGGTGGGGGAAAGCATTCACTAAACTTCTTAAGACGTGAAATAGAGAAGAGTAGAAAAATATGAAAACCACCACATTTAAATGTCGTATTGCTTTTGACCTCGATTCTCATTATCAAATTCTATTCAATCATTACCACCATTTTTTTCTCCGCCACTAGGTTTCAATACGGAAGAGAACAAAGAATCGGAGTGCGTTCACCTTTCCTTGCAGGTTCAATCCGTGCCAACCTTGCTTACATGCGGAGAAGAAACTTGGAGAAAGTAGCTCTCGTGAGGCTAAAGGGTCGCAATGGTGGCAGTCGATTCATTACTTTGTTTTGGTGGGTGGTTGGTTGCATGAGGTTCGATGTACGAGCACAAACGCTTAGAAGATATCATTCGATGTGATTGCTTTCCCTATGGAAAACGCATGTATCCTATTATTGTATCACCGataaaacgaaaaagaatgTGTGCGGCTTTCGTGTATTTTTCCCGAAAAGGCATTTTTTGCTGCAGTCTGAACTCCACGGCGTATCCTGCCTTCGCATTTCCCTACTAAGACCTACCCGTAGTGCGCCTGAACGAAACAACTTCTACACGACTAAAGGATGAACAGCACATGAATCTGTGCTgaggtgtcagcgagctctTTCAGTCGTGCACTACTCACTACGAGGGTTCAGGATAACCTCTCACCCGTACCCCAACCCCTACAAGGTCAAAATCAGCATTCACACAGCCAAAAGGAAAGagccgttttttttttcagcgCGTCGGTTTTTCCATAGACTGATCAGCATACAAACGGGCCAACAGACAGTTCATTGAaaagaacaaaaaagagCATAGGTATTACGGTGTGAAGAAAGCGAAAGTACACAGAGGACAAAGAATGGAGCTGTCAAGTAAAATATGCTTTacggcgaaaaaaaaaaggaaaagagtTCTGGTGCACCGTGCAGAGCACGCAGAGGAGACTATTCGCGTTTTCGCTCAGCCTTACCCTTGATAGACTTATGCGTCTCCAAGATTTTGTTCGACACAAAATCGGTGGGTAGTGCCCTCACGATTGCCTCCAGAACGGCGTGATTGCGGTGACCGGGAGTCTGAGGCACAGATCCCAGCTTGTCAAGCGTCTGATGCGCCATGCTGTCAGCGTTCACCATCATGAAGGTCTCACGTGGCTTGCGGGAGCTAAGACCTTGGGTCATCTTACTCACCACCATGTTTGGCGACACTGCAAGAACATCAATTCCAAAATCCTTCAATTCGTAGTAGAGACCAGAGCCAAAAGACAGGTTGAAGGCCTTCGTTCCTGCGTACGTGCACAGAAGCGGGGCAGGAGTAACGGCGGAGACGGAGCCGAGCATAAGGATGGCACCACAGCGCTTCGCCTTCATCTTCGGCACCACATACTTCGTCATGCGGACACTCGACTCACAGTTTACTTTCAGCAAGCGGAGCTCCGTCTCAAGATCTACCTCGTCGAAATAGTTGGTGTAGGTGTAGTTAACACCGACATTGTTGACGAGCACGGCAATCTGAATCTTGTCGAGCTCTGCGAACAGATCAGCGTACTGCTTAGATGTTGCCGAAGCGAAATCAAACGAAATGGCCTTGCCCTTCACGCCGAACTCCTTCAGTTCCTCCACGACCTTTTCCAGCTTGGACATGGTACGTGCAATGACGCACACGTTGAACCCGCGACGACCAAGGTCGAGGGCCATGGCGTAGCCAATACCCTCGCTAGCGCCCGTGACAACTGCCCAGTCACCAGCGTTGCCGTAGCGCTTCTTCATGTTAAGGGATGTCAGGCAGTTGATCTTGACAAAGCTGATAACCTTGAGAAAAACCACACCCAGGGCGACAGCGCCCACAACTGAGAGAAAGCAGGTCATGGCAAAATGAGGGAAAAAGACTTGTCCGCTGAAAAATCAAGAAACTAAGATGGCGAGAGCGCGCCTTTTGACAGAATACGCTACATCGTCGATAATAAAAGAGGGCATGGTGTAGGTGAGGACAGAGAGTAAGAGTCGAGAGCAACGGAAAGTGTGATAAAAGAGCACGTCGTGGTCACAGACGTCACATGATAAACGTGCGCACATATGCGTTCTCAACTAGAGCAACAGTAGAATTGCATTGCATGTGGGAAGGATAGCATCGTTTTCTGTCTTTTAAGAAtaactatatatatattatatatatatatatatatatgcccGCAATGCACGCCTTCCGCATTAGCTGGGCTGTTGATCAactctttttttgttgtgtaTTGGTTTTTCCGTGCACATCTGACCATGCAGCATGAGCACAACACCCACGTGCTTGCGCTGACACAGGCCTATTGCACGGTGCGATGCAGCTGTAGGCACGCGcggtacagcaatgcgccgacccCGTCATGTGAGCACGGCCTCCACCCCAAACCCTGCCCCTCACCCACTCGCTTCCCAGGCGctgaccgccgacatccgcagcGGTGAATCGCTCTGACTCACCCATGTCGTAGGTGCCTgacgccgtcaccgccaccagtgGCTGTGCATTGGCAGGAGCaggggctgcctggcgtccccacacagagtgggggTAGTGGACCTAGATACAACGCTGAGGTTTCCTCTGTCATGACAGTGGTGCTTCACATCCAACACGAAAAGATGGTTCACGTTACCAGTGCAAAGAGAAGCTGCGCAATACGCTCCACGTCTTTGCATTTTGAGAAGCAAAGGAGGCAGCAGTAGCAGAGCCGGAGTTGAAGCCAGGAGGTACGTTCCACCGTCCCTTGAGGCTTTCAAGGATGCCACAGATAATGTTCCGAACAAACTGAAGAATTGACTGGATTAAGGTTCGCGTCAGGAGGATGCGAGTCGAGGGGAACAACTGTTGTGGGAACATGGgtgtgcgggggaggggggtgaaTGCGGTAAGCGGTTGACATGGGCAGTCTTAAAGGATGCAAATACGCACGAGTCGCTCTCCTACTTCCAGGCGGGCGACCAGGCCCCCGCTGGGAAAGCGATGTCTCTGCGGTGACGCCCGTTGACGGAGTCACCAAAAAAGATAACTGTGTGGTAGATGAATTATGGAAGCAATCGCTGCAGAGACACAGTCGTGGGAAGGGCAGGAGAACTAAGTACTACACACTGGCAATCTCAATTCTTTCCTACTCGCATTCGGCAAGGCATTTGACCCAGTTTGAAACTGTGGCTCAGCGACTGGTGCCTCTGTTTGGAGGTTGACCCTCCGAAATCTACTTGGCAGTCACCGTAAAGCGGTACGTCTTGCACATGCGTGGTTCGTGGAGATGGACGTGCAGGGCCACACGTGAATTTTTTATGAAGCTCGTTATCCGATGAAAAAGACATCTTTTCACTGCTTCTTCACGTGTTGCTTGCGGCTCGTCGTCGTGCATAGTCACAGCAGGCGCGAACTTATTCTATCTGATGACACTCCTATTGCTCACAGAGGTCTGCCAGTTTCACGACGGGGGGGAACGCTCCCCGCTATCAACGCGGCGACGACTTATGTTGGCTTCTctttccgctgctgcgcgaaaAGTAGCGTTGATGGGTGAAGGGCTCACGATCGGATCAGTTTCATTTAGGAGCAGCGGAACTGAGATGAATGTCACTATCGTTAGTGATgggccgcctcctcctgtcgGCTGGTGGTGCTACTCGGGCACTGTTACAGTTGCAGCACACAATACCCCCTTGGGTGCTTGCGGGGTGATTAGCACTCTTAAAAATGCGTGGTCAGTCTGCAGAGTAACACGCGTTGAGCTCACTAGTGACGATGAGGTCGAcgctgtggtgcagcgccaAATACTAGACATACTCGGACTTCTGCAGAACGACGTTGTCTCATTATGTCTGGGCAAACTGCACATGAAGAACGCTGACTTGGCACCTTGCCTAACATCGCTGAACTCCCTTTCCCTCAATGGCTGTGATGGAGAAATTGAGAAGTGGCTCAGCGCACTTAGCCCAGCAGCGGAGATAATTGAAATATCTGACTGCTTTTCTTTCTCAGCCGCAACGTTTCAATGTATGCTGACGACCGCAGTGCGACGTCTGGTTCTCGACAACACAAATGTGGCGGCATCATGTCTGGAGCACCTGAAATGCACGCATTCAGTGCAGACACTGAGCTTGATGGGCTGCCGCAAGATCGACGCTCTGCAAGTAAGTGCTTTCCCAGAGTTGCGACGTCTACTGCTATGCCGCACCCCCATAGCAAGTGAATCGATGGAAGGGATCGAAAAGTGTCGTCATCTTCAGATCGTGAATCTTGGAGGGTGCCAGGAGATTGTTGATGTCAACGTGTTTGGGGCCTTGAAACAGCTTCGCGAGCTTTTCCTGCACGAAACATCTGTAACGAATGCTGGTATTGCAGGGCTTGCCGATTGCGAGCGACTCGAAAAGCTTAATTTAGGTGGCTGCATTCATGTCTCCAACATCAACCATCTCGGGCGCTTGGTAAATCTTTTGGAGTTGCATCTTTGGAGTACGAAGGTGACGAATTCAGGAATAGAGGGTCTGGCCTCGTGTTGTTCGTTAGTGGAGCTTGTCTTGGACGACTGCGTTCGAATCACAGATGTTATGCCGCTTGGCTGCTTGCAATCGATTCGATGGATCTCACTAATTGGCACAGAGGTCGACGCCCGGGGCGTCAAGGGACTGATTCACTGTCAGAAATTAGAGACTTTGGCTCTTGGAGGAACGCGAATCGCTCATCCACCGAAGCTGTGGAGACACGAGGCGATTGTAGAATATCTTGAAAATCTTACGTGATTGGTGCGGCCACGCGCGGAGAGGAAGGTGCCACCTTCTTCTGATTTTTGCCCCGTCACGTTTGAGGGTACCGCTTACAAGAAAGAAACACAAAAGAATGAGAAGTGAGATCGATGGTTGCTGCTAATTTCTCTCAATGAAATGTAAAATGCGCATCTGATCCAGTGGAGTACGTTTTATGCACTAGTGAAGCAGCGGCTGGTGAACGCGCTGGGCTGCCGCTTCTTTGAAAGTGCTAAATTGGCGCCTAGAGGCTTATAGTCCGTACAACTAGGCAGGAACAGAACTCCTTACTGTGCACTTCCTCTTTTTCTCCCCTAGGAGGGCCTCGCGGAGAACCTGCTTATGAGTTTTTGTTTCTACTGAGCccgcaagaaaaaaagagaaatcTGCTCCTTGTCCTGCTGCTTCAGGCAAACCGCGTTATCCTCTCGGGTAATTGCAACCGCGAAAAAAGGCGCGTCTTCGCGGCTTTTTGTCCCCCTTTTCATGCTCGGTAGTGGGCTCCTCTTGCGCTGCTGGCTGTAACTTTGTTAATCTCAGTACTGCAGGACAGGTGGCATCAATGTGTCGAGCTTTTTGTTCCCCTTGCGCATTTATGTTTACTGGTTTGCCGCCGTTTTTTGTATTTCTTCTCGTACGTTCCCTCAAGTATCTGCTTCGGTGAACATTTTCGCAGTCTTCGTTAGAATCAGCAGAACGCGTGTTGTTTGTGAAGATGGGCAATTACTTTTCACTGTGTCCTGAACCCGTCCATGGCCTCATCAGCTCATACGGTATAGGATCAATCTCAAGTACACATCCGTCTGGAGTGGCGGTGAAAGGCGAAGAATATTCCGCAGTGAAACTGGTCGGCGAGGGCGGATACTCTTTCGTGTATGAAGGATACAACAACGCCACTGGACAACGGGTGGCGTTGAAGCGGTATGTGTTTTCAGAaacgcaacagcagcagggaGCTGTCGAAGAGATGAGCATTTACCGCGATGTCTGCCCCAACGACTATATAGTAACGTACCTCGATTCCGAAGTAGTTTATCGGCCTGGGGTACCGTTGCCAGAGATGTGGGTCGTGATGGAGTTCTGTGACGGTCCTTCCTTGCAGGAGTACATCAACAATCGACTGCGGTCCCCTCAGCCTTTCTCGGTGCGTGAGGTGTTCGAAATTGTCGACAATATTGTACATGCAATCGGCCACTTGCATTCACAATCGCCACCTGTTTCCCACTGGGACATCAAGCCGGACAATTTCTTGTTCACCGATACAGGGCGGCTGAAGCTATGCGATTTTGGAAGCGCTACGCGGCAGTTTTATGCACCCACGTCAGCGGAAGAGATGTCTGCTGCTGAGTCAGAGTTGGGGTCAAGGATGACGCTTCTCTACCGACCGCCTGAATCACTGGACCTGTGGTCGAAGGACCGCGTTGATACCAAAGCCGACATCTGGGCACTTGGGGTCATCATTTACGTGCTGGTGTTTCGCGAAATGCCGTTTGACGCAAACCCGATGGAGGTCATGGCGGCAGTACCGAAGCGATACAAGGGCAAAACACAGGAGGGCTGCCCCGGGGAGTTTAGAGCTCTCATGGACATTGTGCGCACGAAAATGCTAACGAAAAAGCCTGCGGATCGTGCTGACATATTTGCCATTTCTGAAGCGCTGGAAGGCATCACGcacctgccgccgctgccgcgcccgcGGCCCGGGTTCCAGAGTGCGCAGCGACCGCGGTTCGCTTAAGATGCCGAGATTGTGCGTAAACGTGGCAATTCCAACACCGCAGTGCGCGCCCTCCGAATTACTGTGCTGTGCGCAAAAGTTTCAAAGGGATGTCGCTACCTTGCTTGCTTTTTGATCTGCTTTTGCCCTTATCCGTGAAAGGGTAAAAATGCTCTTTTTTTGCTTGCCATGTACCTTTTCGTGGAAGTCTACTTTGACATGGTAAATGAAAAGGTTGACTGACTTGAGCAGCAGTTGTTGATAGGGTCTGAAAAGGTGGAGTTTGAAATGCTGCGGCCCGGCTTCAACGCGTCAAGCAGATGCCAcagattttttttttgcgtctTCAACGTGCCCATCCGGCCATGCAGCATGAGCGCAACACCCACGTGCTTGCGCTGACACAGGCCTATTGCACGGTGCGATGCAGCTGTAGGCACGCGcggtacagcaatgcgccgacccCGTCATGTGAGCACGGCCTCCACCCCAAACCCTGCCCCTCACCCACTCGCTTCCCAGGCGctgaccgccgacatccgcagcGGTGAATCGCTCTGACTCACCCATGTCGTAGGTGCCTgacgccgtcaccgccaccagtgGCCGTGCATTGGCAGGAGCaggggctgcctggcgtCCCCACACAGAGTGGGCACAACACGTTAGAACGCAGAAACATGGGACTCAGTGGGTTCAGCATGATTTCTTTTCGCGGCAATGCGTGCTGTGGGAGATGAAACGGATGTCGAACATAAATGTCCACGATAAATGTCCTTATTGGCTTCCTGTCTTTTCCTCTGTTGTTCTTGGCTTTCAGAGCTGTTAACCGTTTGTGATCAATAGACTTCTTGAGGTCTATTTTTAGTCTTGCTTACCTCTGGTACTACCAAGGTTTGCGTGCAAGAAAAATATCCGGTACTGTTCAAAGCATGGAAGTCGATGCGATCGGTGAGTCTCGTGGTCTTTCGACCGAGGCGCTCGGGAAAAACAGCGATTTTCGGCGATTTGTGGAGCGGATGAAGGGAATGGGGCGAGCTTTTGCGGTCAAGTCGAAATCAGACACCGCCGTTCGCGTCATCATTCCGCCGCGGGATGATGAGACCGCGGAAGCGGATCTTTCGGGAGAGTGGCTGGACTGCTGCTTGCGGGAGTATCTGGAGAGAAAGCGTCTCTTCGAAAATCGCTTTCGCAGCCGAAGACAACTGACGGCTCGCATTCTGGCACTCCTTGTGCCTTTCCTCGCTGTGTTGTGGAGCATATGGCCCATGTGGCGGGTGCTGATCGACGTTGAGACAGATGCTTACTACAAGGCTTTGGAGGTCCCTTCAACGGCGACGCCCAGCGAGATCACGCGAGCGTATCGCGCTATGATGAAGCGTTGGCATCCAGATAACAATCCGACCTGTGGACAATATTGTCGGGAAAGGACGGAGCGTATCAAAGAGGCATACGACGTGCTGCTGTCTCGCAGTAACCATCGCTTGACTCTCGCCAACCAGTATCACGAAGGTCTCATGGCGCTGCGTTCATTGCTGTCGTTCCGCGGGTTCCAGATATCCGGCGATGCGGCGATGAATGTCTTCATGATCTTACTGCGGCTGTACCCCGCCAGCGCGAGGAAGAGTGTCGCGCTGAGACTTGCGTGCAGCGTTGTCATTTTGGTCGTATGCACTGTGCATGAGACCTTCTTTGTCAGTGGCTTCAGCATTGTGACGGTTGTCGAGCTCTTTTACTACTCCCTGTCGATGGCCAAAGCctctgcgcagcagcagtcgatggaggaggtgcggcgaAACTCCTATTTTGATGTAGTACGCGACGCGTTCGTCTTGCTGGGCTGCGCGAGTGCTGCAAGCATTGCCGTGCGTTGGAGAGAGAATACCGCGATGTCGATGGAAGAAGCCTCCCGCATGTTTTATGGCAGCGTCTACGTTCTCTCGTTCCTGTACAAGTTCTCACCGAACGCGTACGACAACTTTTTAATGCGTAAGTGCTCACTACCGCTCACGTACTTGGACATGACGAGTGCAAGGTTCACGTGGACGCGATTTGCGACAAGCGAACTGATGTTTCTCGTCGACGATCTGTTCGTCTTCACGTGTCGCATCTCCAGCCCTTACCGAGTGGTGGTGTATATTACGCATTTCGTTGCCCTCTGCCAGTTTTTTATGTTACCATGGGATACACCAATCATCAACGGGAGGGCCAGCGCAAGAGCAAGAACTGCTGGAATAGAAGAGCCAAAAGCTCCGGCGTCAGCAAGTGCGAGAACCAGAGTAGCTCAATCGACCAACAGCGATGCCATGGAGACGGCCGAGCAAAGCACATTTGCCCAGTCTTACATAAcaaaggaagaggaagatgTTGTCACCGATCTCGACAACGAGGCGGTGTCGTGGATGGATATTGCGAGCCTCAAATACAAGGCTCTCGTCCTGACGCTTGGCCGCAAGCACGC
The window above is part of the Leishmania mexicana MHOM/GT/2001/U1103 complete genome, chromosome 33 genome. Proteins encoded here:
- a CDS encoding putative protein kinase — its product is MGNYFSLCPEPVHGLISSYGIGSISSTHPSGVAVKGEEYSAVKLVGEGGYSFVYEGYNNATGQRVALKRYVFSETQQQQGAVEEMSIYRDVCPNDYIVTYLDSEVVYRPGVPLPEMWVVMEFCDGPSLQEYINNRLRSPQPFSVREVFEIVDNIVHAIGHLHSQSPPVSHWDIKPDNFLFTDTGRLKLCDFGSATRQFYAPTSAEEMSAAESELGSRMTLLYRPPESLDLWSKDRVDTKADIWALGVIIYVLVFREMPFDANPMEVMAAVPKRYKGKTQEGCPGEFRALMDIVRTKMLTKKPADRADIFAISEALEGITHLPPLPRPRPGFQSAQRPRFA